A window of Dictyoglomus sp. genomic DNA:
ATGAGGAACTATTCTTTTTGCCCAGCCTCCTGTTGCTACAACCACAGGTTTTATTTTTAATTCTTTTATTTGTCTTTCGATTATTCTGTCAACTAAACCTGAAAACCCATAAACAATACCTGCTTGCATTGCAGTTATAGTATTCTTTCCTATAGAGCTTAAAGGAGCAGTAATATCTACTTGGGGAAGTTTTGCAGTCTTTTCAAAAAGAGCATATGAAGATGTTCCTACCCCTGGAGCAATAGCAACTCCTAAAAATTTTTTATTATTTATTACTGAAAAAGTAGTTGCAGTTCCGAAATCTACTGCTATTCCACAATTTCCATATTCCTCATCTATTGCTATCACATTACATATAAGATCTGCTCCTACTTCCTTTGGATTTTCGGTATCTATACTTATTCCTGTCTTAA
This region includes:
- a CDS encoding type III pantothenate kinase codes for the protein MILAIDIGNSNIDLALFKDKKILRHLDFSTDKSSTSYEYAMKLSWVLEKNKIKISHIEGIALSSVVPSLTSVFEDAINFLFGLKPFIVEPGIKTGISIDTENPKEVGADLICNVIAIDEEYGNCGIAVDFGTATTFSVINNKKFLGVAIAPGVGTSSYALFEKTAKLPQVDITAPLSSIGKNTITAMQAGIVYGFSGLVDRIIERQIKELKIKPVVVATGGWAKRIVPHTKYIKKIDPYLTLKGLYYLFKKNQEM